The Desulfobulbaceae bacterium genome window below encodes:
- a CDS encoding divergent polysaccharide deacetylase family protein — MARRKPIKKKRKSTSGCLPTTIILTILVILSLAATFYFLFLRPWPGLTPPMATRSHSTTYSSSAKKTPTIPLPPAPPKPLTTPQTMPVKKAAETPQPEPAAGTTRPRVAIIIDDIGNTRSVAEEIIAIDLPLSFSIIPHTAHAIHLAGLINSRSKDLLIHIPMEASETQKSSAPGMLLLSMTKETLINTIHHDLDTPYRVIGVNNHMGSKFSQDSNAMRVFLKEIKARDLFFIDSLTTANSTGYSVARDLGIKTAKRDIFLDNDQNPTQILVQIGRLIKLAQRHGSAIGIGHPYPTTLAALRSAATRLSQDVVMVPVHELVN, encoded by the coding sequence ATGGCCCGTAGAAAACCAATCAAGAAAAAAAGAAAATCAACCAGCGGTTGTTTACCCACCACCATCATCCTGACCATCCTTGTCATCCTGAGTCTAGCGGCAACCTTCTATTTCCTCTTTCTCCGGCCTTGGCCAGGGTTGACGCCTCCTATGGCCACAAGGAGTCACAGCACGACATATTCATCCTCGGCCAAAAAAACTCCAACCATTCCCCTGCCCCCAGCGCCCCCCAAACCCCTGACAACTCCCCAAACAATGCCCGTCAAAAAGGCCGCTGAAACCCCTCAACCTGAACCTGCCGCTGGCACCACCCGGCCACGAGTAGCTATCATCATCGATGACATCGGTAACACCAGGAGTGTGGCTGAAGAGATCATCGCCATTGACCTGCCGCTCTCCTTCTCAATCATCCCGCACACGGCCCACGCCATCCATCTTGCCGGTCTCATCAACTCTCGCAGCAAGGATCTCCTCATCCACATCCCCATGGAAGCCAGCGAAACACAGAAGTCATCCGCACCAGGCATGCTGTTGCTTTCAATGACCAAAGAGACGCTGATCAACACCATCCATCACGACCTTGACACCCCTTACCGGGTAATTGGCGTCAACAACCACATGGGTTCAAAATTCTCCCAAGATTCCAATGCCATGAGGGTCTTCCTGAAGGAGATCAAGGCCAGAGACCTCTTTTTTATCGACAGCCTCACCACCGCCAACAGCACAGGATACTCCGTTGCCCGTGACCTTGGCATCAAGACCGCCAAACGCGATATTTTTCTGGACAATGATCAGAATCCCACCCAAATACTGGTTCAAATCGGACGGCTGATCAAACTGGCCCAACGGCACGGAAGCGCTATCGGCATCGGCCATCCCTACCCAACCACCTTGGCGGCATTGCGCTCGGCCGCAACTCGGCTGAGCCAGGATGTGGTCATGGTCCCGGTCCATGAACTAGTCAACTGA
- a CDS encoding universal stress protein, which produces MPRRRIMLKDVKKILVPVDFSENSQKVFKSSVNVAERFGAELICVFVVQSFEDYSGFFVPHMPIVQFQDEMQDSAEKKMTAFLEENLPSGQAGSGKVLVGDVGEEIVAFAAREKVDMIVMGTHGYKGLERVLFGSVAEQVVKTASCPVLTVNPCR; this is translated from the coding sequence ATGCCAAGGAGGCGCATTATGCTTAAAGACGTTAAAAAGATCTTAGTGCCGGTGGATTTTTCAGAAAATTCTCAAAAGGTTTTTAAGTCCTCAGTCAATGTCGCTGAGCGATTCGGGGCTGAGCTGATTTGTGTATTTGTGGTCCAGAGTTTTGAGGATTATTCAGGTTTTTTTGTGCCTCACATGCCAATTGTTCAATTCCAGGACGAAATGCAGGACAGTGCGGAAAAGAAGATGACCGCATTCCTGGAAGAGAATCTTCCCTCAGGTCAGGCTGGCAGCGGCAAGGTGCTGGTGGGAGATGTCGGAGAGGAGATTGTTGCCTTTGCCGCCAGGGAGAAAGTTGACATGATAGTCATGGGCACCCATGGTTATAAAGGGTTAGAGCGGGTACTGTTCGGTAGTGTTGCCGAGCAGGTCGTGAAGACTGCCTCCTGCCCGGTGTTGACTGTCAATCCCTGTCGTTAA
- a CDS encoding winged helix-turn-helix transcriptional regulator has product MNDHDVENVAALLKTMAHPIRLKILCLLQDREMTVGEIRDEVKTTNANVSQHLSILRNKDIISFRKDANFIFNKIADPRIIDLMATMKTTFCPED; this is encoded by the coding sequence ATGAACGACCATGACGTTGAAAATGTTGCCGCCCTGCTTAAAACCATGGCCCACCCCATCCGCCTCAAGATTCTCTGCCTCCTGCAGGACAGAGAGATGACAGTAGGCGAGATCCGAGACGAAGTCAAAACCACTAACGCCAATGTCTCCCAGCATTTAAGCATCCTGAGGAATAAAGATATTATCAGTTTCCGCAAGGACGCAAATTTTATTTTCAACAAAATAGCCGACCCTCGCATCATTGATCTGATGGCCACCATGAAAACTACTTTTTGTCCGGAGGATTAG
- a CDS encoding polyprenyl synthetase family protein has product MRQDLTVVTNPLLQEVLTYAIFNGGKRIRPLLTVLTTRLCWQTHSPDKSEQLTADLYRLALTFEYLHAASLLHDDVIDQSDSRRGRSTANRVWDNTHVILAGDFLHARAMLLAGTIGGLDCLSIVSQATAAMVESEFIQLENAAQLNASLDRYFEVLTGKTAALIAAAACTGVIFARGSAKQQSAVHTFATNLGLTFQIIDDLLDYLGDPGETGKAVGNDFQERKMTLPVIFALDQASPHDRNTLLELLNNSENATTARFKTARDIISRAGGFQKSREKAEDLIREAIGALDLFASGPELDLLIALSRYVLNRKQ; this is encoded by the coding sequence ATGCGCCAGGATCTGACGGTTGTCACCAACCCCTTGCTGCAAGAGGTTCTGACCTATGCCATTTTCAACGGCGGCAAACGGATCCGTCCCCTACTGACCGTACTAACCACCCGTCTTTGCTGGCAAACCCACTCCCCCGACAAATCAGAACAGCTGACCGCTGATCTCTACCGCCTGGCACTGACCTTTGAGTATCTCCATGCCGCAAGCCTTCTTCATGACGATGTCATTGACCAATCAGACAGCAGACGGGGCAGGAGCACCGCCAACCGGGTATGGGACAACACCCACGTCATCTTGGCCGGAGACTTTCTCCATGCCAGGGCCATGCTCCTCGCCGGCACCATTGGCGGGCTGGATTGTTTATCAATCGTCTCCCAGGCTACGGCCGCCATGGTCGAATCTGAATTTATCCAACTGGAAAACGCAGCGCAGCTCAACGCCTCCCTTGACCGCTACTTTGAGGTCCTAACCGGCAAAACCGCCGCCTTGATCGCCGCTGCAGCCTGCACCGGAGTCATCTTTGCCAGAGGCAGCGCCAAGCAGCAATCCGCTGTCCACACCTTTGCCACCAACCTCGGCCTCACCTTCCAAATCATTGACGACCTCCTCGACTACCTAGGCGACCCTGGCGAAACTGGCAAGGCGGTGGGCAATGATTTTCAGGAGAGAAAAATGACACTGCCGGTTATTTTTGCGCTGGATCAAGCCAGCCCCCACGACCGGAACACTCTTTTGGAATTGCTCAACAACTCAGAAAACGCGACAACGGCTAGATTTAAAACCGCACGGGATATCATCTCCCGTGCCGGAGGCTTCCAAAAATCCCGCGAAAAAGCTGAAGACCTGATTCGTGAGGCCATTGGCGCCTTAGATCTCTTTGCCAGCGGGCCAGAGTTGGATCTCCTCATTGCCCTTTCCCGGTATGTATTAAACCGCAAACAATAA
- a CDS encoding ATP-dependent DNA helicase, protein MPITLNDIFDNSGILANSLPGYERRASQISMACAVLNTIDADEPDFQTTAQMLVAEAETGIGKTLAYLVPAALCDHKVVVSTATLNLQEQILKKDIPFIRKHIKPDIKAVCVKGRQNYACLYRCQQVLSSPQALLFETGQEIEQIHAWLGKTQTGDRAELPWLPDDSPLWNQLSTSTDKCLGTNCPENASCFITQLRKRAASAQLLIVNHHLFFSDLAIRRFGHAEVLPRYQSVIFDEAHHLDNVATNFFGTTFSHYQLIDLVKDIEALAHEHLKNKNQRLITTQTARALAAQAAEFSLIIPRIKGRYPLPELIETTAEWHQEIESLAQAITSLCAQMETLAMGSELWDTPRRRCQELQESLTRTTSDLDHDYVYWAERRDKTVSLSAAPIDVAPALQKYLYSQVESIVFTSATLTAGGSFSYMFNRLGLPGDTKTMVLPTPFDYARRTRLYIPETGFPEPNNPAYTAAFHQHTSDILAASQGRALLLFTSFNAMRQMHDYLSPRLTHPLLMQGDAPKASLLDTFQEQTDSVLLAVASFWEGVNVPGESLSCVIIDKLPFEVPSDPVIMARINRIKEEDGNPFYDFQIPRAILALRQGLGRLMRSATDRGLLAIMDIRLYSKGYGRLFLKSLPQSPVIRTVGEAAHFFSEKA, encoded by the coding sequence ATGCCCATTACACTCAACGACATCTTTGACAATAGCGGTATCCTGGCAAACTCCCTGCCTGGCTACGAGCGTCGCGCAAGCCAGATCAGCATGGCTTGCGCCGTACTCAATACGATTGATGCCGACGAACCGGACTTTCAAACCACGGCGCAAATGCTGGTTGCCGAAGCGGAAACCGGTATCGGCAAGACCCTGGCCTATCTGGTTCCGGCAGCCCTTTGCGACCACAAGGTGGTGGTCTCTACCGCCACCCTGAATCTTCAAGAACAGATCCTCAAAAAAGACATCCCCTTCATCCGCAAACACATCAAGCCCGACATCAAGGCGGTGTGCGTCAAAGGCCGCCAGAATTACGCCTGCCTCTATCGCTGCCAGCAAGTACTCTCAAGTCCTCAGGCCCTGCTTTTCGAGACCGGCCAGGAGATTGAGCAGATCCATGCCTGGCTAGGAAAAACTCAGACCGGGGACCGGGCAGAACTCCCATGGCTTCCAGACGACTCGCCCCTCTGGAATCAGCTTTCAACCTCCACTGACAAGTGCCTCGGGACTAACTGCCCGGAAAACGCCTCCTGCTTCATCACTCAACTCAGGAAACGGGCAGCATCGGCCCAGCTGTTGATTGTCAACCATCACCTCTTTTTCTCCGATTTGGCCATCCGCCGTTTCGGTCATGCCGAAGTCTTGCCCCGCTACCAGTCAGTGATATTTGACGAGGCCCACCACCTGGACAATGTCGCGACCAATTTTTTCGGCACCACCTTCAGCCACTACCAGCTCATCGACCTGGTCAAGGACATTGAGGCGCTGGCCCATGAACATCTCAAAAACAAAAACCAGCGCCTGATCACCACTCAAACCGCCCGTGCCCTCGCCGCGCAGGCCGCAGAATTTTCCCTCATTATTCCACGGATCAAGGGCCGTTACCCCCTTCCTGAACTGATCGAGACCACGGCGGAATGGCACCAGGAAATAGAGTCTCTCGCCCAAGCAATCACCAGTCTTTGCGCCCAGATGGAAACCCTGGCCATGGGCAGCGAACTCTGGGATACGCCCCGCCGACGCTGCCAGGAGTTACAAGAATCGCTGACCAGAACAACCTCCGATCTTGATCATGATTACGTTTACTGGGCTGAACGGAGAGATAAGACTGTCAGCCTGTCAGCCGCCCCGATCGATGTCGCCCCAGCCCTGCAGAAATACCTTTACAGCCAGGTGGAGAGCATCGTCTTCACCTCGGCAACACTGACTGCGGGCGGCAGCTTCTCCTATATGTTCAACCGGCTGGGCCTTCCTGGAGACACAAAAACCATGGTCCTGCCCACTCCCTTCGACTATGCGCGAAGAACCAGGCTCTATATCCCTGAGACCGGATTTCCGGAACCAAACAACCCGGCCTATACTGCTGCGTTCCACCAACACACCTCAGATATTTTAGCGGCATCGCAAGGCCGCGCCCTACTCCTTTTCACCAGTTTCAATGCCATGCGCCAGATGCATGACTATCTGAGCCCTCGGCTCACCCACCCGCTGCTGATGCAGGGAGACGCTCCCAAAGCCAGTCTGCTTGACACCTTTCAGGAGCAAACCGACTCGGTACTGCTGGCCGTGGCCAGCTTCTGGGAAGGGGTCAATGTCCCAGGCGAGAGCCTCAGCTGTGTTATTATCGACAAACTCCCCTTTGAAGTCCCCAGCGATCCTGTTATTATGGCCCGCATCAATCGAATCAAGGAAGAAGACGGCAACCCGTTTTACGATTTCCAAATCCCCAGAGCGATTCTTGCCTTGCGCCAAGGCTTGGGCAGACTAATGCGCTCGGCAACTGACCGGGGGCTTCTGGCTATCATGGATATCCGCCTCTACAGTAAAGGATATGGTCGCCTTTTCCTCAAGAGCCTGCCACAAAGTCCGGTGATCAGGACTGTGGGCGAGGCCGCTCATTTTTTCTCGGAGAAAGCTTAA